In a single window of the Micromonospora inositola genome:
- a CDS encoding isocitrate lyase/PEP mutase family protein: MNDRHAAFHALHRPGRPLLLPNAWDAASAAALAARGHPAIGTTSLGVAAAGGKPDAAAATQDENLDLARRLRGLPVLLTVDVEGGFSDDPASVAGYVAELAGLGVVGINLEDGRPDGTLAPPELVAAKLAAVRSAVPGLFLNARTDAWWLGVPEPLEQALHRARTYRDAGAHGVFVPGAPDDIVALLAAEVGVPLNVLHRPGGPSLAELGRLGVARVSTGSLLFRAALGAALDLADAVRAGRDGDPRAVPTYGWVQELSGRFGADHTG, translated from the coding sequence ATGAACGACCGGCACGCCGCCTTCCACGCCCTGCACCGGCCGGGCCGTCCGCTGCTGCTCCCCAACGCCTGGGACGCGGCCTCCGCCGCCGCGCTCGCCGCCCGGGGCCACCCCGCGATCGGCACCACCAGCCTCGGGGTCGCCGCAGCCGGCGGGAAACCCGACGCGGCGGCGGCGACCCAGGACGAGAACCTCGACCTCGCCCGGCGGCTGCGCGGGCTGCCGGTGCTGCTCACCGTCGACGTCGAGGGCGGCTTCAGCGACGACCCGGCATCGGTGGCCGGGTACGTCGCCGAACTGGCCGGGCTCGGCGTGGTCGGCATCAACCTCGAGGACGGCCGCCCCGACGGCACCCTGGCCCCGCCCGAGCTGGTGGCGGCCAAGCTAGCCGCGGTGCGGTCAGCGGTGCCCGGGCTCTTCCTCAACGCCCGCACCGACGCCTGGTGGCTGGGGGTGCCCGAGCCGCTGGAGCAGGCCCTGCACCGGGCCCGGACGTACCGGGACGCGGGCGCCCACGGGGTCTTCGTTCCCGGGGCCCCGGACGACATCGTCGCGCTGCTCGCCGCCGAGGTCGGCGTGCCGCTGAACGTGCTCCACCGGCCCGGCGGCCCGAGCCTGGCGGAGCTGGGTCGGCTCGGGGTGGCCCGGGTGAGCACCGGGTCGCTGCTGTTCCGCGCGGCCCTCGGCGCGGCGCTCGACCTCGCCGACGCCGTCCGCGCCGGGCGGGACGGCGACCCGCGCGCCGTACCGACGTACGGATGGGTGCAGGAGCTGTCCGGGCGGTTCGGGGCGGACCACACCGGATAG
- a CDS encoding asparagine synthetase B family protein: MCGIALSIGPDADPVTFRRMLAVLAPRGEVTETRQENGLLAGVRRLRIVDRDGAVQPWVSPDERYLLCYNGEVFNHRELRGELTRLGYAFRGESDTEVVLAAFLRWGEDAVRRLRGEFAFAVVERATGRAYLARDPVGVKSLYWSRGPACLHLASEVKALVGHGAPISEVPPGHHGWAEPDGPVRLRPHVDLLALGAGLPVIDDPDEAALLVRVALTDSIRMRVDTDLTVGVVLSGGLDSSLALLHVKEMHPDCVAVTVGVPDSPDVTYARRLAADLGVPHEVVELRPRDIRLADVREAIRISELTEYGDIINAVVSVPIFRRLRELGVKVVLTGDGSDELFGGYPMYHQVGPERSRRVFLHKIRNLCRTELQRVDRTSMDHGVEARLPFLDLSVVELAMRLPLELKVRDGQEKWIVRRAFADVLPDYIRRRPKNPMSYSSGLHERARLYKPLFARLHRSFGYDLLEPVRRDFDSVLTRCGNDLDLAIADGLARPDYTLLEHARDLVGAAKWNAAPVVRRLVGPRRTRGGDEAQLPG, encoded by the coding sequence ATGTGCGGCATCGCGCTCAGCATCGGTCCGGACGCCGACCCGGTCACCTTCCGGCGGATGCTCGCCGTCCTCGCCCCGCGCGGCGAGGTCACCGAGACGCGGCAGGAGAACGGCCTGCTGGCCGGCGTGCGCCGGCTGCGGATCGTCGACCGGGACGGGGCGGTGCAGCCCTGGGTCTCGCCCGACGAGCGGTACCTGCTCTGCTACAACGGCGAGGTCTTCAACCACCGTGAGCTGCGCGGGGAGCTGACGCGGCTCGGGTACGCCTTCCGGGGCGAGAGCGACACCGAGGTGGTGCTCGCCGCCTTCCTGCGCTGGGGCGAGGACGCGGTGCGCCGGCTGCGCGGGGAGTTCGCCTTCGCCGTCGTGGAGCGGGCCACCGGCCGGGCCTACCTGGCCCGCGACCCGGTCGGGGTGAAGTCGCTCTACTGGTCCCGCGGCCCCGCCTGCCTGCACCTGGCCTCAGAGGTCAAGGCGCTGGTCGGGCACGGCGCGCCGATCAGTGAGGTGCCGCCCGGGCACCACGGCTGGGCCGAGCCGGACGGTCCGGTCCGGCTGCGCCCGCACGTCGACCTGCTCGCGCTCGGCGCGGGGCTGCCGGTGATCGACGACCCGGACGAGGCCGCCCTGCTCGTCCGGGTCGCGCTCACCGACAGCATCCGGATGCGGGTGGACACCGACCTGACCGTGGGGGTGGTCCTCTCCGGCGGGCTGGACAGCTCGCTGGCGCTGCTGCACGTCAAGGAGATGCACCCGGACTGCGTGGCGGTCACCGTCGGCGTCCCGGACAGCCCCGACGTGACGTACGCCCGACGGCTCGCCGCCGACCTGGGCGTGCCGCACGAGGTGGTCGAGCTGCGCCCGCGCGACATCCGGCTGGCCGACGTCCGGGAGGCGATCCGGATCTCGGAGCTGACCGAGTACGGCGACATCATCAACGCCGTGGTCTCGGTGCCGATCTTCCGCCGGCTGCGCGAGCTGGGGGTCAAGGTGGTGCTCACGGGGGACGGGTCGGACGAGCTGTTCGGCGGCTACCCGATGTACCACCAGGTCGGCCCCGAGCGGTCCCGCCGGGTCTTCCTCCACAAGATCCGCAACCTCTGTCGTACGGAGTTGCAGCGGGTCGACCGGACCAGCATGGACCACGGGGTGGAGGCCCGGCTGCCCTTCCTCGACCTGAGCGTGGTGGAGCTGGCGATGCGGCTGCCGCTGGAGCTGAAGGTGCGCGACGGGCAGGAGAAGTGGATCGTGCGGCGGGCGTTCGCCGACGTGCTGCCCGACTACATTCGGCGGCGGCCGAAGAACCCGATGTCGTACTCGTCCGGGCTGCACGAGCGGGCCCGGCTGTACAAGCCGCTCTTCGCCCGGCTGCACCGATCGTTCGGCTACGACCTGCTCGAACCCGTCCGCCGGGACTTCGACAGCGTGCTCACCCGCTGCGGCAACGACCTGGACCTGGCGATCGCCGACGGCCTGGCCCGCCCCGACTACACCCTGCTGGAACACGCGCGGGACCTGGTCGGCGCGGCGAAGTGGAACGCCGCCCCCGTGGTCCGCCGGCTGGTGGGCCCGCGCCGCACCCGGGGCGGCGACGAAGCGCAGCTGCCCGGCTGA
- a CDS encoding DUF1203 domain-containing protein gives MTTAIRTTFLVRPLPAGVLAAVRKTGRDAAGQPVERSTAEGGEPLRCCLRDATPGEPLLLFGYAPPPAAGPYREVGPIFAHDADCAGADPAGGYPAQWRGRPQVLRAYDRRGRIHGGRLHDGHDPEVVIAGLLADPAVVALHSRNVVYGCYMFTVERAHD, from the coding sequence ATGACGACCGCCATCCGCACCACCTTCCTCGTCCGTCCCCTGCCGGCCGGTGTGCTGGCCGCCGTCCGGAAGACCGGCCGCGACGCGGCGGGGCAGCCGGTGGAGCGGTCCACCGCCGAGGGCGGGGAGCCGCTGCGCTGCTGCCTGCGCGACGCGACCCCGGGCGAGCCGCTGCTGCTGTTCGGCTACGCGCCGCCGCCGGCGGCCGGGCCGTACCGGGAGGTGGGGCCGATCTTCGCCCACGACGCGGACTGCGCGGGCGCGGATCCCGCCGGCGGCTACCCGGCGCAGTGGCGGGGGCGTCCCCAGGTGCTGCGGGCGTACGACCGGCGGGGGCGCATCCACGGCGGCCGGCTGCACGATGGTCACGACCCGGAGGTGGTCATCGCGGGGCTCCTCGCCGATCCGGCGGTGGTCGCGCTGCACAGCCGCAACGTGGTGTACGGCTGCTACATGTTCACGGTCGAGCGGGCCCACGACTGA
- a CDS encoding PfkB family carbohydrate kinase, whose product MAGLDAIAVGQVARDLVLLVDEVPDASRTAPVRCRRELLGGKGANQAVGLAQLGARVGLLGVVGLDEVGDRLLGRARSDGIDVAPVVRREGTPSALIVDVVDAHGRWRYLEDIPDQTLLTEADVAGAEDVVRAARAVLVQLQQPLPAVLAAARCARAADRLVLLDGAPDDPDGAAELLALADVFRADAREAGLLVGDPPKDADAGLRAGRELLGRGPSLVAVEVAGEGNAFVWPDGALFVPLSETPTVDSTGAGDAFVAALTVGLLRGDPHERTARYAVAAAAATVGHPGGRPALTPAAIEEQLARIPAS is encoded by the coding sequence ATGGCGGGACTGGACGCGATCGCGGTCGGGCAGGTGGCGCGGGACCTCGTGCTGCTGGTGGACGAGGTCCCGGACGCCTCCCGGACGGCCCCGGTGCGGTGTCGCCGGGAGCTGCTCGGCGGCAAGGGCGCCAACCAGGCCGTCGGCCTCGCCCAGCTCGGCGCGCGGGTCGGCCTGCTCGGCGTGGTGGGGCTGGACGAGGTCGGGGACCGGCTGCTCGGCCGGGCGCGCAGCGACGGCATCGATGTCGCCCCGGTGGTCCGCCGGGAGGGCACGCCGAGCGCGCTCATCGTCGACGTGGTGGACGCCCACGGCCGCTGGCGCTACCTGGAGGACATCCCCGACCAGACCCTGCTGACCGAGGCGGACGTGGCCGGCGCGGAGGACGTCGTACGGGCGGCCCGGGCGGTGCTCGTACAACTGCAGCAGCCGCTGCCGGCGGTGCTCGCGGCGGCCCGGTGTGCCCGGGCGGCCGACCGGCTGGTGCTGCTCGACGGCGCGCCGGACGACCCGGACGGCGCGGCGGAGCTGCTCGCCCTCGCCGACGTGTTCCGCGCCGACGCGCGGGAGGCCGGGCTGCTCGTCGGCGACCCGCCGAAGGACGCCGACGCCGGCCTCCGGGCCGGCCGGGAGCTGCTCGGGCGCGGGCCGTCGCTGGTCGCCGTCGAGGTGGCGGGGGAGGGGAACGCCTTCGTCTGGCCGGACGGGGCACTGTTCGTGCCGCTCAGCGAGACGCCCACGGTGGACAGCACCGGCGCCGGCGACGCCTTCGTCGCCGCGCTCACCGTCGGCCTGCTCCGCGGCGACCCGCACGAGCGCACCGCCCGGTACGCGGTCGCGGCGGCCGCCGCCACGGTGGGCCACCCCGGCGGCCGGCCGGCCCTCACTCCGGCGGCGATCGAGGAGCAACTGGCCCGCATCCCAGCGTCCTGA
- a CDS encoding LVIVD repeat-containing protein, whose translation MIRFRPSRSRQLRIMSLAATGLLVASLATATGAQATPRLSAEPATVDAAGLAVDEISSSPNIRQIANLPKQAPFDTESAFGTDMAFQGPFAYVGNYNGFVIYNIANASKPKIMSQVLCPGSQNDVSVYGDLLFLSTDSSRSDDSCNSVSQSAAVKESWEGIKVFDISDKTNPRYIKSVETDCGSHTHTLVPGKDGTSVYLYVSSYSPAAAFPDCQPPHDSISIVKVPLEQPTDAAVVATPDLFPDGGYPGRPGGSATTGCHDITAYPGKDLAAGACMGDGILMDISDREAPRVINQVRDTTNFAFWHSATFNNTGTKVIFTDELGGGGAATCNTTVGPNRGADAIYDITGSGDARTMDFRSYFKIPRANSSTENCVAHNGSLIPVPGRDIMVQAWYQGGISVWDFTDSAAPREIGYWERGPISDTHLVLGGAWSSYYYNGNIYSSDIQKGLDVLEIDQDSIPGAKTKHFTRLNVQTQPDYRD comes from the coding sequence ATGATCAGATTCCGTCCGTCTCGGTCCCGTCAACTCCGGATCATGAGCCTGGCCGCCACCGGCCTGCTCGTTGCCAGCCTCGCCACGGCCACCGGCGCTCAGGCGACACCCCGACTCAGCGCCGAACCCGCCACGGTGGACGCCGCCGGGCTCGCCGTCGACGAGATCTCCAGCAGCCCCAACATCCGACAGATCGCCAACCTGCCGAAGCAGGCGCCGTTCGACACCGAGAGTGCCTTCGGCACCGACATGGCCTTCCAGGGGCCGTTCGCCTACGTCGGCAACTACAACGGGTTCGTCATCTACAACATCGCGAACGCGTCGAAGCCGAAGATCATGTCGCAGGTACTCTGCCCGGGGTCCCAGAACGACGTCTCGGTCTACGGTGACCTGCTCTTCCTCTCCACCGACTCCTCACGCAGCGACGACTCCTGCAACAGCGTCTCGCAGTCCGCGGCGGTCAAGGAGTCCTGGGAGGGCATCAAGGTCTTCGACATCAGCGACAAGACGAACCCGCGCTACATCAAGTCGGTCGAGACCGACTGCGGCTCGCACACGCACACCCTGGTGCCCGGGAAGGACGGCACGTCCGTCTACCTGTACGTCTCCTCGTACAGCCCGGCAGCGGCGTTCCCCGACTGCCAGCCGCCGCACGACTCGATCTCCATTGTGAAGGTTCCGCTGGAACAGCCCACCGACGCGGCGGTCGTCGCCACGCCGGACCTCTTCCCGGACGGCGGCTACCCGGGCCGCCCGGGCGGCTCGGCGACCACCGGCTGCCACGACATCACCGCGTACCCGGGGAAGGACCTGGCCGCCGGCGCCTGCATGGGCGACGGCATCCTGATGGACATCTCCGACCGGGAGGCGCCCCGGGTGATCAACCAGGTCCGGGACACGACCAACTTCGCCTTCTGGCACTCGGCCACGTTCAACAACACCGGCACCAAGGTCATCTTCACGGACGAGCTGGGCGGGGGCGGCGCGGCGACCTGCAACACGACCGTCGGGCCGAACCGGGGCGCGGACGCCATCTACGACATCACCGGCAGCGGTGACGCCCGGACAATGGACTTCCGCAGCTACTTCAAGATCCCCCGGGCCAACTCCAGCACCGAGAACTGCGTGGCCCACAACGGCTCGCTGATCCCGGTGCCCGGGCGGGACATCATGGTCCAGGCCTGGTACCAGGGCGGGATCTCCGTCTGGGACTTCACCGACTCGGCGGCGCCGCGGGAGATCGGCTACTGGGAGCGGGGGCCGATCTCCGACACCCATCTGGTCCTCGGTGGTGCCTGGTCGTCGTACTACTACAACGGGAACATCTACTCCAGCGACATCCAGAAGGGTCTGGACGTGCTGGAGATCGACCAGGATTCCATCCCGGGAGCCAAGACGAAGCACTTCACCCGGCTCAACGTGCAGACCCAGCCCGACTACCGGGACTGA